The proteins below come from a single Chrysoperla carnea chromosome 1, inChrCarn1.1, whole genome shotgun sequence genomic window:
- the LOC123304974 gene encoding serine/threonine-protein phosphatase 6 regulatory ankyrin repeat subunit B: MGGSVSHAFQSVGNGHGHRVSDATRQRVQFVFDALRANPRVTTQKLEGLLQQIPKNENILTVHDASGYNLLQKCVGANNVELVKWLLCRHTTADVNRCPCSLPLHIACLKGHDECVELLLKHGARIDVEARMCWPGAHSQNCEERGKYSINEEGMIERQSTKLQSAIYYALDGDQVNILTMLQQRCEEPWMPFRQRKPLLHIACERAAWKCVQQLVADRQDEINMLRDEYYPIHQAVLHDSKFLELLIASGAETTVRTCTQQMTLLHVVLLIARKSAEDTQATIKILLEHGCKELINAPDSLGNTPLHALVVRYALEEARYGYEKWNKWDVLHLVRYLLQNGAGPSINQTGNSALACVLRHVRDWDVCYELLNMLLTHGGEPNMVGRDGSVPIMVCLVPLINKDPLHHFTHSMKVCYLNCIRILLKHGANPNCSNQCNLTPLHVLVFTVSENITINCDTQKKLNFEFIKNLLILLLTHGLDLNVRFTNHTQHILKSCMDMICNVRDSKDIDYVHDLTLTFIQYGANPNISLNIYPQHFQHQNSTNIFKAKKNFILYYYIMLISKKENLLLDPKYTFTKLIYLFYMAMNHNALFNCLKMLYTQQLSQVPVKQTEVLTSLIRELYKRPRSLKQICRVRIYESMGRKPGLLVNKLNLPNSLKDYLLNFDL; the protein is encoded by the exons ATGGGAGGATCTGTAAGTCATGCTTTTCAATCAGTTGGAAATGGACATGGGCATCGTGTCTCGGATGCGACCCGCCAACGAGTACAATTTGTATTCGATGCATTACGTGCAAATCCTCGAGTTACCACACAGAAGTTAGAAGGATTATTACAACAAATACCGAAG AATGAGAATATATTAACGGTACATGATGCATCTGGATACAATCTGTTACAAAAATGTGTTGGCGCTAATAATGTCGAACTTGTGAAATGGTTACTATGCAGGCATACAACAGCTGATGTAAATCGATGCCCTTGCAGTTTGCCTTTACATATTGCATGCTTAAAAgg gcACGATGAGTGTGTGGAGTTATTGTTAAAGCATGGAGCTAGAATTGATGTAGAGGCACGAATGTGTTGGCCTGGTGCTCACAGTCAAAATTGTGAAGAACGCGGGAAATATT caaTTAACGAAGAAGGTATGATTGAAAGACAATCAACAAAATTACAATCTGCCATTTATTACGCTTTAGACGGGgatcaagtaaatattttaacaatgttACAACAACGCTGCGAAGAACCTTGG ATGCCGTTTAGACAACGAAAACCATTATTACATATTGCATGTGAGCGAGCTGCTTGGAAATGTGTTCAGCAATTAGTTGCAGATCGGCAAGATGAAATTAACATGTTACGTGATGAATATTATCCAATACATCAGGCTGTTTTACATGATAGTAAATTTTTAGAACTTCTTATTGCATCTGGTGCTGAAACAACTGTACGAACTTGTACACAACAAATGACTTTATTACACGTTG tattattaattgCGAGAAAATCAGCGGAGGACACTCAGGCTACAATTAAAATTCTGCTCGAGCATGGATGTAAAGAACTTATTAACGCTCCGGATAGTTTAGGTAATACACCACTCCATGCTTTAGTGGTACGATATGCTCTGGAAGAAGCTCGTTATGGATATGAAAAATGGAATAAATGGGATGTATTACATTTG GTtcgatatttattacaaaatggaGCTGGCCCTTCAATAAACCAAACAGGAAACTCAGCATTGGCGTGCGTTTTAAGACATGTCCGTGATTGGGATGTATGCTACGAACTACTAAACATGCTCCTAACACATGGCGGTGAGCCCAACATGGTTGGACGCGATGGTTCTGTTCCAATAATGGTATGCCTCGTACCACTAATCAACAAAGACCCCTTACATCATTTTACACATAGCATGAAAGTATGTTACTTAAATTGTATTCGAATCCTATTAAAACATGGTGCAAATCCAAATTGTAGCAACCAATGTAACTTAACGCCATTACATGTACTTGTGTTCACTGTTTCCGAAAACATCACAATTAATTGCGATAcacaaaagaaattaaattttgaatttattaaaaatttattaattttattgttaacacATGGTCTGGATttaaatgttcgatttacaaATCATACACAACACATTTTAAAATCCTGTATGGATATGATATGTAATGTTCGAGATTCCAAGGATATAGATTATGTCCATGATTTAACGTTAACATTTATACAATATGGCGCCAAtccaaatattagtttaaatatttatccacAACATTTTCAACATCAGAATTCAACGAATATATTTAAGgcgaaaaagaattttatattgtactattatataatgttaatatccaaaaaagaaaatcttttattagATCCAAAATATAcattcacaaaattaatttatttattttatatggctaTGAATCATAATGCgttgtttaattgtttaaaaatgttatatacgCAACAATTAAGTCAAGTGCCAGTTAAACAAACTGAAGTGTTGACAAGTTTAATACGTGAATTATATAAACGGCCGCgttcattaaaacaaatatgtcGGGTACGAATTTATGAAAGTATGGGGCGTAAACCCGGtttattggtaaataaattaaatttaccaaattcgttaaaagattatttgttaaattttgatctataa